The Zygotorulaspora mrakii chromosome 3, complete sequence genome includes a region encoding these proteins:
- the YNK1 gene encoding nucleoside diphosphate kinase (similar to Saccharomyces cerevisiae YNK1 (YKL067W); ancestral locus Anc_2.606), which produces MSNPDAERTFIAVKPDGVQRGLISNILSRFEQRGFKLVGIKLVTPTENLLKQHYAEHVEKSFFPKMLSYMMSGPILATVWEGKDVVKQGRAILGATNPLNSAPGTIRGDLAIDMGRNVVHGSDSVESAEREINLWFKKEELIDWKLNQLAWIYE; this is translated from the coding sequence ATGTCCAATCCAGACGCTGAGAGAACTTTTATCGCTGTTAAGCCAGATGGTGTTCAAAGAGGTCTGATCTCCAACATCTTGTCCCGCTTCGAACAAAGAGGCTTTAAACTAGTGGGCATCAAGTTGGTCACACCTACAGAGAATCTGCTGAAGCAGCATTACGCAGAACACGTTGAAAAATCGTTCTTTCCTAAGATGTTGTCCTACATGATGTCTGGGCCAATTTTGGCCACCGTTTGGGAAGGCAAAGATGTTGTTAAGCAGGGTAGAGCCATTCTTGGTGCGACAAACCCCCTAAATAGCGCTCCAGGTACCATCAGAGGCGACCTGGCTATCGACATGGGCAGAAACGTCGTACACGGTAGCGACTCCGTTGAGAGTGCAGAACGCGAAATTAATTTGTGGttcaagaaagaggaaCTCATCGACTGGAAGTTAAACCAGCTAGCTTGGATCTACGAATAA
- a CDS encoding uncharacterized protein (similar to Saccharomyces cerevisiae YKL065W-A; ancestral locus Anc_2.605): MNPIFVRNLHKAATRLAAYSEPAHQGITPARWFSTLGGVGCLLAGGALVVAYRNNDQHSSIRQIFRNERGHSGVTRHD, encoded by the coding sequence ATGAACCCTATATTTGTCAGAAATTTACATAAGGCTGCAACAAGACTGGCAGCGTATTCAGAGCCAGCTCATCAAGGAATCACACCAGCCAGGTGGTTTTCCACGCTGGGCGGAGTTGGTTGTCTTTTGGCGGGCGGGGCTTTGGTTGTCGCATACAGAAACAATGACCAACACAGCAGTATTCGCCAAATTTTCAGGAACGAGAGAGGCCATTCTGGTGTTACTCGCCACGACTGA
- the CDC28 gene encoding cyclin-dependent serine/threonine-protein kinase CDC28 (similar to Saccharomyces cerevisiae CDC28 (YBR160W); ancestral locus Anc_8.513) yields MSGELVNYKRLEKVGEGTYGVVYKALDLRHGQRVVAMKKIRLESEDEGVPSTAIREISLLKELEDDNIVRLYDIVHSDAHKLYLVFEFLDLDLKRYMESIPKDQPLGDKIVKKFMMQLCKGIAYCHSHRILHRDLKPQNLLINRDGNLKLGDFGLARAFGVPLRAYTHEIVTLWYRAPEVLLGGKQYSTGVDIWSIGCIFAEMCNRKPIFSGDSEIDQIFKIFRVLGTPNENIWPDIVYLPDFKPSFPKWHRKDLANVVPSLGHQGIDLLNSLLAYDPINRLSAKRAAVHPYFEELL; encoded by the coding sequence ATGAGCGGTGAGTTAGTCAACTATAAGAGACTTGAAAAGGTTGGTGAAGGTACCTATGGTGTTGTCTACAAAGCCCTAGATCTGCGTCATGGTCAAAGAGTGgttgcaatgaaaaaaatcagatTGGAGAGTGAGGATGAAGGTGTTCCATCTACTGCAATAAGGGAAATATCATTGCTTAAGGAACTGGAAGATGATAACATTGTTCGACTATATGATATTGTCCATTCTGATGCACACAAGCTGTATCTCGTATTTGAGTTTCTTGATCtcgatttgaaaagatatatGGAAAGCATACCAAAGGACCAACCGTTGGGCGACAAAATagtcaaaaaatttatgaTGCAATTGTGTAAGGGGATTGCATACTGCCATTCGCACAGAATCCTTCACCGTGATTTGAAGCCACAAAACTTATTGATTAACAGGGATggcaatttgaaattgggTGATTTTGGTTTAGCCAGAGCTTTCGGAGTGCCATTGAGAGCGTATACCCATGAAATTGTTACATTGTGGTATAGAGCACCAGAAGTTTTATTGGGAGGTAAGCAATATAGTACAGGGGTCGATATTTGGTCGATCGGCTGCATATTTGCAGAAATGTGCAACAGAAAGCCAATTTTCAGTGGTGATAGtgaaattgatcaaattttcaagatatttaGAGTGCTCGGCACACCGAATGAAAACATCTGGCCAGATATTGTCTATTTGCCAGATTTTAAGCCCAGTTTCCCTAAGTGGCATAGGAAAGATCTTGCCAACGTTGTTCCTTCTTTGGGTCACCAAGGCATAGATCTACTGAACAGTTTACTGGCATATGATCCTATAAACAGGTTAAGCGCAAAACGAGCTGCCGTGCATccatattttgaagaattgttGTGA
- the IFA38 gene encoding ketoreductase (similar to Saccharomyces cerevisiae YBR159W; ancestral locus Anc_8.512), whose translation MTLIVNLVEQLQAVGRRSELFNISLWCIFGFGVLKATTFILRTLSLIFDLFLLPSVNYSKYGAGKGKYCVITGASDGIGKEFAFQMARRHFNLVLISRTLSKLETIQKELQGKFGVEVKILSVDISRDVPENYTAIREVCEGLPITVLINNVGQSHSIPVPFLATEEKELRDIITINNTATLLISQLITPIIVSTAASSKCRGLILTMGSFAGLIPTPLLATYSGSKSFLQGWSNALAGELRDKNVDVELALSYLVTSSMSKIRRASLMIPNAKNFVSSTLKNVGRRCGAQERFSTITPYWSHALYHFIIEETVGVYSKLVNSINYTMHKSIRVRALRKAEREAKKD comes from the coding sequence ATGACTTTGATTGTTAATCTCGTTGAGCAACTGCAAGCTGTTGGCAGAAGAAGTGAGctttttaatatttcaCTTTGGTGCATATTTGGATTTGGCGTTCTTAAAGCTACGACCTTCATTTTAAGAACATTATCACTaatctttgatcttttcctGCTTCCAAGCGTCAACTACTCTAAGTATGGTGCTGGCAAGGGTAAATACTGTGTTATAACAGGTGCCAGTGACGGTATCGGTAAGGAATTTGCCTTTCAAATGGCCCGTCGTCATTTCAATCTGGTTCTTATTTCAAGAACATTGTCCAAGTTGGAAACGATACAGAAGGAATTACAAGGGAAATTTGGAGTCGAAGTTAAAATCTTGTCTGTGGACATTTCCCGTGATGTTCCAGAAAACTACACTGCTATAAGGGAAGTTTGTGAAGGCCTGCCTATCACGGTTCTAATTAATAACGTTGGACAGTCTCATTCTATTCCAGTGCCATTTTTGGCAACAGAGGAGAAGGAATTGAGGGATATTATTACCATCAACAATACAGCCACGTTATTGATTTCGCAATTGATCACCCCAATTATTGTCTCCACAGCAGCTTCCTCCAAATGTCGTGGTTTAATCTTGACCATGGGTTCTTTTGCCGGTCTAATCCCAACTCCTTTGTTGGCTACTTATAGTGGATCCAAATCTTTCTTGCAAGGCTGGTCGAATGCTTTGGCAGGTGAATTGAGGGACAAGAATGTTGACGTGGAGTTAGCTTTGTCATACTTAGTGACAAGTTCGATGTCAAAAATTAGAAGGGCCTCATTGATGATTCCCAAcgcaaaaaattttgtttcatctacattgaaaaatgttgGTAGAAGATGTGGTGCTCAAGAGAGATTCAGCACTATAACACCATACTGGTCTCATGCTCTATACCATTTCATTATCGAAGAAACAGTAGGTGTTTATTCAAAGCTAGTGAATTCTATCAATTATACGATGCATAAGTCAATTAGAGTAAGAGCTTTACGCAAGGCAGAAAGAGAGGCAAAGAAAGACTAA
- the LGE1 gene encoding Lge1p (similar to Saccharomyces cerevisiae LGE1 (YPL055C); ancestral locus Anc_8.511) produces the protein MSDYPVNESSSSSEQDSTHQGTGGFTRYNSNSSGYPPSRGGYSGRGYYRGGGKYKGHSYDHSNNSRRDFHNNPGGYSGYRGYGQNADSYGSEHYYNGRSQGSKHMNSSSRYYSGRGEDYAQVHGNSNNQSYQNENDYQYHRGTQNVSSQFQSVGTYHSVPQPSSRNQYATGIPQSTSQSYGQIPFKRPHDSGNNTPVDSFNRSGSLSSNNNTPTIASPALTQPQEFRLDRNESPFFYLTDLDKSTDNSVELDRIKHILRESDSLDKKIEEEKLRILKDELELSLLTTQCERDYLNVQLTQEKLDSLLMQG, from the coding sequence ATGAGTGACTACCCAGTAAATGAGAGCTCAAGTTCATCGGAACAGGATTCCACTCACCAAGGCACAGGAGGTTTTACGAGGTATAATAGCAATAGTAGTGGATATCCGCCTTCAAGAGGTGGGTACTCAGGAAGAGGCTATTACAGAGGTGGGGGTAAATATAAAGGGCATTCCTATGACCATTCAAACAACTCACGGAGGGACTTTCATAACAACCCAGGAGGCTACTCGGGTTATCGCGGGTATGGTCAAAATGCCGATAGCTATGGCTCTGAACATTATTACAATGGACGGAGCCAAGGTAGCAAACATATGAACAGTAGTAGTAGATACTATTCTGGAAGAGGAGAAGATTATGCTCAAGTGCATGGAAATAGTAACAATCAGTCATACcagaatgaaaatgattaCCAATATCATCGAGGGACCCAAAACGTATCCAGTCAATTCCAGAGTGTAGGAACATACCATTCAGTGCCCCAGCCTTCATCAAGAAACCAATATGCCACAGGGATACCTCAGTCTACTTCACAGTCATATGGACAAATACCATTCAAGCGTCCTCATGACAGCGGTAACAATACACCGGTAGATAGTTTCAACCGCAGTGGATCTCTATCTTCAAATAACAATACCCCTACTATAGCAAGCCCTGCACTCACTCAACCTCAAGAATTCAGGTTAGATCGAAACGAAtcaccttttttttatcttaCGGATCTTGACAAATCCACCGATAACAGTGTTGAGCTTGATAGGATCAAGCACATACTTCGTGAAAGTGATTCAttagataaaaaaatcgaggaagaaaaactaCGGATTCTCAAAGATGAGCTAGAGTTGAGCCTCTTGACCACCCAATGTGAGAGAGATTACTTGAATGTACAACTCACGCAGGAAAAACTTGATTCATTGCTAATGCAGGGCTGA
- the AMN1 gene encoding Amn1p (similar to Saccharomyces cerevisiae AMN1 (YBR158W); ancestral locus Anc_8.510) — protein MQFTPLNKNGSIKRQREATLVEQRPLKKCSPTPSEIDAANDAIESDSRHFKIASPIRDVLKKCSAIRHCRSKKREDQLRANGKSHCESYPVGTSFPVTPESSPLRRKRGSAYWDSKRIQSTGRLAISSPTSTENAENQSLSQDFADLSLTLSGSIGKRIDFSNRASRTHEIFQIKEILANILRFVSLDSDVPHEKSCSRRRPLSYKHALLIYKDEKKARQAWHECTESTTSNSELKREGKEDSLLYNCLFVNRLWHSVTLGVLLKKVYFKHPQHYSKFIDKYSGDCNQIVSRPSIFVLHKFHKLLQNDLDKMATILAPDNISWLELYICPNVIPPFSWISRLKSLERLIMPGSKVINDNFLFEISANASKLKILDLRACDNITDAGVIAIALKCPQLQSCNLGRHRNGTNITSVSVIALAEHTQIETLGVAGCEITDAGIWELAQQRGKHIKRLSLNNCSLLTNHSIPTLFAFNYFPNLSVLEIRNLAHISDLRHLAQFKLWKNSRKIPILIEGCERITKLLHDEEAKIKRMRLVMAMHDMNYWINKVEE, from the coding sequence ATGCAATTCACACCATTGAACAAGAATGGTTCCatcaaaagacaaagaGAGGCAACGCTGGTTGAACAGCGGCCCCTGAAGAAATGCTCGCCCACGCCGAGTGAAATCGATGCGGCAAATGATGCAATCGAGTCAGACTCAAGACACTTTAAAATCGCCTCGCCGATCAGAGATGTGCTCAAGAAATGCAGCGCCATTCGTCACTGTCGCAGTAAGAAACGCGAGGACCAGCTGCGAGCAAATGGCAAAAGCCATTGCGAGTCGTATCCTGTAGGTACTAGTTTTCCAGTAACGCCGGAGTCTTCTCCTctaagaaggaaaagaggCAGCGCATACTGGGACTCCAAGAGAATTCAGTCTACCGGTCGTTTGGCTATCTCTTCTCCAACGTCGACAgaaaatgctgaaaatcAGTCCTTGAGCCAAGATTTCGCCGATCTATCGCTAACACTGAGCGGTAGTATTGGAAAACGGATTGATTTTTCCAATCGTGCAAGCAGGACGcatgaaatttttcaaattaaGGAAATATTAGCAAATATTCTCAGGTTTGTCAGCCTTGACAGTGATGTACCGCACGAGAAGTCGTGCTCTAGAAGAAGACCGCTTTCATATAAGCACGCATTGCTAATTTACaaagatgagaaaaagGCTCGTCAAGCTTGGCATGAATGTACCGAATCAACCACATCAAACTCTGAGTTGAAGAGGGagggaaaagaagattcGCTGCTGTACAACTGCTTATTCGTAAACAGGTTATGGCACTCAGTCACTCTCGGGgtgcttttgaaaaaagtatattTCAAGCATCCTCAACATTACAGCAAGTTTATTGACAAATATTCTGGAGATTGTAATCAAATAGTTAGCAGGCCGTCAATTTTTGTCTTGCATAAATTCCATAagcttttgcaaaatgatCTGGATAAAATGGCTACTATTTTAGCTCCAGATAATATAAGTTGGTTGGAGCTTTACATTTGTCCAAATGTAATTCCTCCTTTTTCATGGATTTCAAGACTTAAATCCTTGGAAAGATTAATCATGCCAGGAAGCAAAGTTATCAACGACAATTTtctatttgaaatttctgcaaatgcttcaaaactgaaaattctCGATTTGAGAGCTTGTGATAATATAACAGATGCAGGTGTCATTGCGATAGCCCTCAAATGTCCACAGTTGCAAAGTTGTAATTTGGGTAGACATAGAAACGGAACAAATATTACAAGCGTTTCCGTGATTGCATTGGCTGAACATACTCAAATTGAGACCCTTGGCGTTGCGGGCTGTGAAATTACTGATGCGGGCATCTGGGAACTGGCTCAACAAAGGGGTAAACATATCAAAAGGTTATCGTTGAACAACTGTAGTCTCCTGACAAACCACTCTATACCCACATTATTTGCATTCAACTATTTTCCGAACTTGTCGGTACTAGAAATAAGAAATCTCGCGCATATAAGCGATTTACGACATTTGGCGCAATTCaaactttggaagaattcTCGTAAAATCCCCATCTTAATCGAAGGTTGTGAACGAATAACAAAACTTTTGCATGACGAAGAGGCAAAAATCAAACGAATGAGACTTGTTATGGCGATGCATGATATGAACTACTGGATAAATAAGGTAGAGGAATAA
- the LEE1 gene encoding Lee1p (similar to Saccharomyces cerevisiae LEE1 (YPL054W); ancestral locus Anc_8.509), translating to MGSERHNSSQQRSRARSGQNQRSDETGKRRFTFGSKSGGNGNGRDGQGHEGHKKLAGEHADQGAKQGFTPQQQKVIIEHLLITKSNAPQKNYSHVPCKFFRQGSCQAGDSCPFSHSLDTTTADQTPCEYFKRGNCKFGSKCANAHILPDGVRVNPPRQFKTRSSSSREGVTQPQFQAQAQAQVQALALAQAHTQAHGHAIVENCIYEEEEPRAGSSVEDVSQVDVEDECEEFYIPRDFADLLTPEELRRRNSRSSSSSIPSSFKNPEFSHSRSLSSSSSSYGSEPLFSPTISTNNGYHQRAYSNASLSSSNSSTTVSPLLHQQLSNFQQPQWTPISQNYSYHNYNSTKNDTNYLTPKTQQSTKVTYSPWFPPMLHDSSTSRGAISWLGSDLTRLKIDEEAVDELSSTDADVDAAIASLSSFGKNTSNYRQDTQFFFDDIPVRFDHAQLSYTK from the coding sequence ATGGGATCAGAAAGACACAACTCTTCGCAGCAGCGTTCTCGCGCTAGGAGTGGCCAGAATCAGAGATCCGACGAGACTGGCAAAAGAAGGTTTACGTTCGGATCGAAAAGCGGTGGCAATGGTAATGGAAGAGATGGACAAGGACATGAAGGCCATAAGAAGCTTGCTGGGGAGCATGCTGACCAGGGCGCAAAACAGGGGTTTACGCCTCAACAGCAAAAGGTGATCATCGAGCATCTTCTGATCACGAAGAGCAACGCCCCCCAGAAGAACTACTCGCATGTGCCATGCAAGTTCTTCAGACAGGGGTCGTGCCAGGCGGGCGATTCTTGCCCattttctcattctttGGACACCACCACTGCAGACCAAACGCCTTGTGAGTATTTCAAAAGGGGAAATTGCAAATTCGGTTCCAAATGTGCCAACGCCCATATTCTACCAGACGGTGTGAGGGTCAATCCACCGCGGCAGTTTAAAACTAGGTCCTCGTCTAGTCGCGAAGGTGTCACTCAGCCGCAGTTTCAGGCACAAGCACAGGCTCAGGTTCAGGCTCTTGCTCTTGCTCAAGCGCACACTCAAGCTCACGGCCATGCCATCGTGGAGAACTGTATTTACGAAGAGGAAGAACCGAGGGCCGGCAGTTCTGTGGAGGATGTCTCACAGGTGGATGTAGAAGATGAATGTGAAGAATTTTACATTCCTAGGGATTTCGCTGACTTACTAACTCCGGAAGAACTGAGGCGCCGGAATTCAAGATCGTCCTCGTCTTCAATACCCTCTTCCTTCAAGAATCCAGAATTCTCCCATTCCCGCtctctttcatcatcgtcatcatcgtaCGGTTCAGAACCCCTGTTTTCTCCAACTATCAGTACCAATAATGGCTATCATCAAAGAGCGTACTCTAATGCTTCcttatcatcttcaaattcgtCTACAACCGTATCACCACTGCTGCATCAGCAACTGTCAAACTTTCAACAGCCGCAATGGACGCCAATTTCTCAAAACTATTCGTATCACAACTACAATAGtaccaaaaatgatacCAATTATTTGACGCCAAAGACTCAACAGTCCACAAAAGTCACTTATTCTCCGTGGTTTCCACCAATGCTTCACGATAGCTCAACTTCAAGAGGTGCTATTTCCTGGCTAGGTAGCGATCTCACAAGGTTGAAAATCGATGAAGAAGCGGTGGACGAGCTCTCCTCTACAGACGCAGACGTGGACGCTGCAATAGCAAGCTTGTCAAGCTTTGGCAAGAACACAAGCAACTACCGTCAAGACACgcaatttttttttgatgatattcCCGTGCGTTTCGATCATGCCCAGCTATCATACacaaaataa